Proteins from a genomic interval of Pseudomonas asplenii:
- the gluQRS gene encoding tRNA glutamyl-Q(34) synthetase GluQRS — protein MTTLTASPAYIGRFAPTPSGQLHFGSLVAALASYLDARSVGGRWLLRMEDLDPPREEPGAQVAILDALQRYGFEWDGELVRQSDRHEAYAQVLERLFSQGLAYACTCSRKELEAYHGIYPGLCRNLGHASQNAAIRLRVPELSYSFQDRVQGEFRQHLGREAGDFVIRRRDGLYAYQLAVVLDDAWQGVTDVVRGADLLDSTPRQLYLQELLGLPQPRYLHVPLITQPDGNKLGKSYRSAPLTADHATPLLLRALRTLGQKPPAELQQAMPREVLDWGIGHWDATLIPRVATLAEAQLH, from the coding sequence ATGACTACCCTTACCGCTTCTCCCGCCTATATCGGGCGCTTCGCCCCCACCCCCAGTGGCCAACTGCATTTCGGCTCGCTGGTCGCGGCGCTGGCCTCCTACCTGGACGCCCGTTCGGTTGGCGGACGCTGGCTACTGCGCATGGAAGACCTCGATCCCCCCCGAGAGGAACCTGGCGCCCAGGTTGCAATCCTGGATGCGCTGCAACGTTACGGTTTCGAATGGGACGGTGAACTGGTCCGCCAGAGCGACCGCCACGAAGCCTACGCCCAGGTTCTGGAACGGCTTTTCAGCCAGGGCCTGGCCTACGCCTGCACCTGCTCACGCAAGGAGCTGGAGGCCTACCACGGTATCTATCCGGGCCTGTGCCGCAACCTTGGCCACGCGAGCCAGAACGCCGCCATCCGCCTGCGGGTGCCGGAACTCAGCTACAGCTTCCAGGATCGGGTACAGGGTGAATTTCGCCAGCACCTGGGACGCGAGGCCGGCGACTTCGTCATCCGCCGGCGCGACGGTCTCTATGCCTATCAACTGGCGGTGGTGCTCGACGATGCCTGGCAAGGGGTGACCGATGTCGTGCGTGGCGCCGACCTGCTGGATTCGACGCCACGCCAGCTCTACCTGCAGGAATTGCTCGGGCTGCCGCAACCGCGCTACCTGCATGTGCCACTGATCACCCAGCCGGACGGCAACAAGCTCGGCAAGTCCTACCGTTCCGCGCCACTGACCGCTGACCATGCCACACCGTTGCTGCTGCGCGCCTTGCGCACGCTGGGCCAGAAACCACCTGCAGAGCTGCAACAGGCCATGCCACGGGAAGTGCTCGACTGGGGGATTGGTCATTGGGATGCCACACTGATTCCCCGGGTAGCGACCCTGGCCGAAGCGCAATTGCACTGA
- the dksA gene encoding RNA polymerase-binding protein DksA, translated as MPTQAKQQNIQSISGFEPYVESKGEEYMGEPMRKHFTKILQKWKQDLMQEVDRTVDHMKDEAANFPDPADRASQEEEFSLELRARDRERKLIKKIDKTLQLIEDEEYGWCESCGVEIGIRRLEARPTADMCVDCKTLAEIKEKQVGK; from the coding sequence ATGCCCACCCAAGCAAAGCAGCAAAACATTCAGTCGATCAGCGGCTTCGAACCCTATGTTGAAAGCAAGGGTGAAGAGTACATGGGTGAGCCCATGCGCAAGCACTTCACCAAGATCCTGCAGAAGTGGAAGCAGGACCTGATGCAGGAAGTCGACCGTACCGTTGACCACATGAAAGACGAAGCGGCCAACTTTCCTGATCCCGCCGACCGTGCCAGCCAGGAAGAGGAATTCAGCCTCGAACTGCGCGCCCGTGACCGCGAGCGCAAGCTGATCAAGAAAATCGACAAGACCCTGCAACTCATCGAAGACGAAGAGTACGGCTGGTGCGAGTCCTGTGGCGTCGAGATCGGTATCCGCCGACTGGAAGCCCGCCCGACCGCCGACATGTGCGTCGACTGCAAGACGCTTGCAGAAATCAAGGAAAAACAGGTCGGCAAGTAA